In Candidatus Chlorohelix allophototropha, one DNA window encodes the following:
- the mog gene encoding molybdopterin adenylyltransferase — MEFRVGILTLSDKGSKGERVDTSAPGLRDLLTEKLGDSFRVEAYEIIPDDRLTIEAKLKSWSDELRLNLILTTGGTGVAPRDVTPDATLNVIEKQVPGMAEAMRYASLQKTPMAVISRAVAGIRGQTLIINLPGSPKGARESLEAILAALPHALEKILGDPADCAPNP; from the coding sequence ATGGAGTTCAGGGTTGGCATACTTACACTGAGCGATAAAGGTTCAAAGGGTGAGCGGGTAGATACCAGCGCACCGGGTTTGCGCGATTTATTGACCGAGAAATTGGGCGATTCCTTTCGGGTAGAAGCTTACGAAATTATCCCTGATGATCGGCTGACAATCGAAGCCAAACTGAAAAGCTGGTCGGACGAATTGCGCCTCAACCTGATACTGACTACCGGCGGCACGGGTGTTGCGCCTCGTGATGTAACGCCGGATGCCACTCTAAATGTAATTGAGAAACAAGTACCGGGTATGGCAGAAGCAATGCGCTATGCCAGCCTACAAAAAACCCCTATGGCAGTTATTTCGCGGGCGGTTGCGGGCATTCGCGGGCAAACCCTTATCATAAATCTACCCGGAAGCCCTAAAGGAGCGCGCGAATCGCTGGAAGCAATTCTAGCGGCTCTACCACACGCGCTGGAGAAAATCTTGGGCGACCCGGCAGATTGCGCTCCAAATCCGTAA
- a CDS encoding PsbP-related protein, producing the protein MIVQQVRTHKTYSGFYLLSLLALALLALAVLILFFFNTSRTSADTSGNYVEFRNDLNHFSISYPANWQVNAGNEKAGVTTITSMLPVDVQEGGLIDPNRYRQNTGVDPMQNFSKIDVLSYAVESGANVRDFVTAHAPYGTTGNFTEETVDGVTALRLDVNMAEATAGHEMSKIYTSVYLTKGNRGYIIAGFASPDTFSKIVSSFKAF; encoded by the coding sequence ATGATAGTACAACAAGTTAGAACACATAAAACTTACTCCGGTTTCTATCTTCTGTCTCTTTTAGCACTTGCATTATTGGCATTGGCTGTTCTTATACTGTTTTTCTTCAATACCAGCCGAACAAGTGCTGATACATCGGGTAATTATGTCGAATTTCGCAACGACCTTAACCATTTTTCTATCAGTTACCCGGCTAATTGGCAAGTAAATGCAGGAAATGAGAAAGCCGGGGTCACCACCATTACCTCAATGTTACCGGTTGATGTACAAGAAGGCGGGTTGATTGACCCAAACCGCTATCGCCAGAATACCGGCGTTGACCCAATGCAAAACTTTAGCAAGATTGATGTGCTAAGTTACGCAGTGGAAAGCGGTGCTAACGTGCGTGATTTCGTAACTGCCCATGCGCCCTACGGAACAACCGGAAACTTCACCGAAGAGACGGTGGATGGTGTGACTGCATTGCGCTTGGATGTTAATATGGCAGAGGCAACCGCAGGACACGAGATGTCGAAAATCTACACCAGCGTTTATTTAACTAAAGGCAATCGTGGCTACATTATTGCAGGGTTCGCTTCACCGGATACCTTCAGTAAGATAGTAAGCAGCTTCAAAGCTTTTTAG
- a CDS encoding M1 family metallopeptidase — MSVVILLMGLLLTACGDSVQPSITTNPATTTLNPVISRPITTTANVNPTTLSSTTPIVSSGKLPWQPAIPNQTITRPNLSQQEKAMLPAYSGDIRLPQNQTAPIYNLALQLDINGEVASGSASEQLFFTNDTGTTLDSLYLWLWANAPNDPTYRKPLEVSNVRVNGLSAVTSPANGGAQLKVNLNSLSPGATVVIELDFTLDFPPPGKYEYFKYDAANQLLSLTFWYPQVAVYDTRYGGWDSHSYNVQGDITNSRVSFFNLWLTAPVENVVVANGKILDAKDNGDGSRTSWIVTGPVRDLVATLSPRYQSATLKAGETLVTGYYLERDNVWGERAAGFAANALLTYNDLFVVYPYAEFKMAEAPLASLGGFEFPTMILITPRYYNDSAALSLEYAVVHETAHQWWYGLVGSDQVQDAWQDESLTQYVPIFYFERFKSKAEGQRIVSLYMLNGFRNLIDSGQDDIVAQPVYAWKDFNLYLQLVYNKGGLFYQAFRKAYGDEVFLRFTRTYLERNRYRFAAPADLLDALKFAAGTRQEEAIIELYRHWMQAKEGAQDR; from the coding sequence GTGTCAGTTGTCATACTTCTTATGGGGTTGTTGCTGACTGCCTGTGGAGATAGTGTGCAACCGTCTATCACCACGAATCCTGCTACTACCACGCTCAATCCGGTTATTTCTAGACCGATTACTACTACTGCAAACGTTAACCCGACCACGCTAAGTTCTACTACGCCCATTGTGTCATCGGGTAAATTGCCTTGGCAACCTGCTATTCCTAATCAGACGATTACGCGCCCGAATCTGTCGCAGCAAGAAAAAGCAATGTTACCCGCTTATAGTGGCGATATTAGGCTGCCGCAGAACCAGACCGCCCCGATTTATAACCTTGCGCTACAACTTGACATAAATGGGGAAGTAGCAAGCGGCTCGGCCAGCGAACAATTATTTTTCACCAACGATACCGGAACAACGCTGGATAGCCTTTACCTGTGGCTGTGGGCAAACGCGCCAAATGACCCTACTTATCGCAAGCCGCTTGAGGTTTCAAATGTAAGAGTGAACGGTCTATCGGCTGTAACTTCTCCGGCAAACGGAGGCGCACAACTGAAGGTAAACCTCAATAGCTTAAGTCCCGGCGCTACAGTGGTGATAGAGCTAGATTTTACCCTTGATTTTCCGCCACCAGGCAAATACGAATATTTCAAATATGATGCCGCTAATCAGCTACTTTCCCTGACCTTCTGGTATCCACAAGTGGCGGTTTACGATACTCGGTATGGTGGTTGGGATAGCCACTCTTATAATGTGCAGGGTGATATTACTAATTCAAGGGTTTCCTTTTTTAACTTGTGGCTGACCGCGCCTGTTGAAAATGTGGTGGTAGCTAACGGTAAAATACTCGATGCCAAAGATAATGGGGATGGCAGTCGCACTAGTTGGATTGTTACCGGACCGGTGCGCGATTTGGTGGCTACGCTTAGCCCACGCTACCAATCGGCTACCCTTAAAGCGGGCGAAACCTTAGTTACCGGGTACTATCTAGAGCGCGATAACGTTTGGGGCGAACGTGCTGCTGGCTTCGCCGCAAATGCGTTGCTAACTTATAACGACCTATTCGTGGTATATCCCTATGCTGAGTTCAAGATGGCAGAAGCGCCGCTTGCAAGTCTTGGCGGTTTTGAATTTCCCACCATGATTCTGATTACTCCACGCTATTATAATGATTCGGCTGCCCTGAGTCTGGAATATGCCGTAGTCCATGAAACCGCGCATCAATGGTGGTATGGTTTGGTGGGTAGCGATCAGGTGCAGGACGCATGGCAGGATGAAAGCCTGACTCAGTATGTACCAATATTTTATTTCGAGCGTTTCAAAAGTAAGGCTGAAGGGCAGCGTATTGTGAGTTTATATATGCTCAACGGCTTTCGCAATCTGATAGATTCAGGGCAGGATGATATTGTGGCGCAACCCGTTTATGCATGGAAGGATTTTAACCTGTATCTCCAATTGGTTTATAACAAGGGTGGGCTATTCTATCAAGCTTTTCGTAAGGCTTATGGGGATGAAGTATTTCTCCGCTTTACTCGTACCTATCTTGAACGCAACCGCTACCGTTTTGCTGCTCCCGCCGACCTCCTCGATGCTTTAAAGTTTGCTGCCGGAACCAGACAGGAAGAAGCTATAATCGAGCTTTACCGCCACTGGATGCAAGCAAAAGAAGGCGCACAGGATCGCTAG
- a CDS encoding carbamoyltransferase C-terminal domain-containing protein codes for MFLGINYSGTHDSSVSLIDKSGNLIFAASEERFSRLKKDGRFPRLALNRVDLNTIDEISIPYLEELPRADLRNFDEVYKDELLARPTPQYDIAAFPDNWKEIYRKFDKPLHYFDHHLSHAAAGYYMAGIEEAMIVTSDYGAANCAWNMGIYKATPTEIIPLHMASVSHFNALCGIYADVTALLGFRPALHEGKITGLAAYGKDNPACEEAVWNVFGELTTYRIPLTFWVNYLVPENAPSFEVDRGLAQYYRNKLKDYTDIDIARSVQRLVEKKTLSIISKAMKSYNAKAIILAGGFFANVKVNLEIKRQLGFEKIFVCPPMGDEGVSLGAAALRWSEATGCSLYREKLRKLYVGGSIIADQPEELGKLGVNFSVIEDEAELVAQLLSEGKIVVRTTGDMEFGPRALGNRSILYQATDPSVNDWLNKKLRRTEFMPFAPILKAENAPELFDEVELSGSTHAAEFMTICLQCKPEVKESSPAVVHVDGTARPQLVDKAVNPELYAIIDKYEAKTGLPMLINTSFNVHDEPIVASAQDALVGFFQSGLDYLVLGKSLVSREDNLHMIEIARAFENTGLKIEKNLKNEVSRSFGLRMQEIEHGLQWALNQIEALKDSLAIVTSRLEAKPVQTNGVHPNLEELSNYASHCEAQISVKNEHIKHLEEVIAAQQKELLSRKGITDTATFVLHRAYKAIKRPKDK; via the coding sequence GTGTTCTTGGGTATAAACTATAGCGGTACTCACGATAGCTCAGTTTCGCTTATAGATAAAAGTGGTAATCTTATATTCGCCGCCAGTGAAGAGCGGTTTAGTCGTTTAAAGAAAGATGGGCGTTTTCCTCGTCTTGCCCTCAACCGGGTTGATCTGAATACTATTGATGAAATTTCTATTCCTTATTTGGAAGAGCTACCGCGTGCGGATTTACGCAATTTTGATGAGGTTTACAAAGACGAATTGCTTGCCCGACCTACCCCGCAATATGATATTGCTGCTTTCCCTGATAACTGGAAAGAAATTTATAGAAAATTTGACAAGCCCTTGCACTATTTCGACCATCATCTTTCACATGCGGCGGCTGGCTATTATATGGCTGGTATTGAAGAGGCAATGATTGTTACCAGCGATTATGGGGCGGCAAACTGTGCTTGGAATATGGGTATTTACAAAGCTACTCCTACCGAAATCATACCTCTACACATGGCTTCGGTATCGCATTTCAATGCGCTATGCGGGATTTATGCCGATGTAACCGCTTTGCTTGGCTTCAGACCGGCTCTTCACGAAGGTAAAATAACCGGGTTAGCTGCCTATGGCAAAGATAACCCTGCTTGTGAAGAAGCTGTATGGAACGTATTCGGTGAACTTACCACCTATAGAATCCCTTTAACCTTCTGGGTTAATTATCTGGTACCCGAAAACGCGCCTTCTTTTGAGGTTGATCGGGGGCTTGCCCAATATTACCGCAATAAATTGAAAGATTATACCGATATTGATATTGCTCGTTCAGTTCAGCGACTGGTTGAAAAAAAGACCCTTTCAATCATTTCCAAGGCTATGAAGAGCTACAATGCCAAAGCCATAATTCTGGCTGGCGGGTTTTTTGCCAATGTCAAGGTTAATCTGGAAATCAAAAGACAATTAGGTTTTGAGAAGATTTTTGTTTGCCCTCCCATGGGTGATGAAGGCGTATCGCTAGGTGCAGCTGCCTTGCGCTGGTCTGAGGCTACCGGCTGTTCGCTCTATCGGGAAAAACTTCGCAAGCTCTATGTGGGTGGTTCGATTATAGCCGATCAGCCTGAAGAACTTGGCAAATTGGGCGTGAATTTTTCGGTTATTGAAGATGAGGCTGAGCTTGTGGCTCAATTATTGAGCGAAGGCAAAATCGTTGTTCGCACCACCGGCGATATGGAATTCGGTCCTCGCGCGTTGGGTAATAGGAGCATTCTTTATCAGGCGACTGATCCAAGCGTGAATGATTGGCTCAACAAGAAATTGCGTCGGACTGAATTCATGCCTTTTGCGCCTATCCTGAAAGCTGAAAACGCACCTGAGTTATTCGATGAGGTGGAATTAAGCGGCTCAACGCATGCGGCTGAATTTATGACCATCTGTTTACAGTGTAAACCGGAAGTGAAAGAAAGCAGCCCGGCGGTTGTTCACGTGGATGGAACCGCCCGCCCACAACTTGTTGATAAGGCTGTTAATCCAGAATTGTATGCTATCATTGATAAGTATGAAGCTAAAACCGGACTCCCTATGCTGATCAATACCAGTTTTAATGTGCATGATGAGCCGATTGTTGCCAGCGCCCAAGATGCTTTGGTAGGTTTTTTCCAGAGCGGGTTAGATTATCTTGTACTCGGTAAAAGCTTGGTAAGTCGGGAAGATAATCTCCATATGATAGAGATTGCCCGCGCATTTGAGAACACCGGGCTAAAAATAGAGAAAAATCTTAAAAACGAGGTTTCCCGAAGCTTTGGTCTTCGGATGCAAGAGATAGAACATGGCTTGCAATGGGCATTGAACCAGATTGAAGCTTTGAAAGACTCTTTGGCAATTGTAACGAGTCGTTTGGAAGCTAAACCTGTCCAGACCAATGGGGTTCATCCCAATCTTGAAGAGTTAAGCAATTATGCCTCCCATTGTGAGGCTCAAATTTCGGTTAAAAATGAGCATATAAAACACTTAGAGGAAGTTATTGCTGCGCAGCAGAAAGAGCTTTTAAGCAGAAAAGGCATTACAGACACTGCTACTTTTGTGTTGCACCGCGCCTATAAGGCAATAAAACGCCCTAAAGATAAATAA
- a CDS encoding DUF2079 domain-containing protein: MAFAERRKAFSDLPAAFVAGRFYFLLLLLMSAYVAVIMWLLAFRLNHYLDGFDLAFYQQATWNTLNGRFLEVSGTDFSRSLLGTDVMLVYALLAPFYALWQSPLMLLLVETVVVALGALPVFWLARERLQSQWAGLGIALLYLLLLSVQNGNLYELRERPFAMSFLLFAFYYYEKNGFSQFITFSVLALMCRPENGLVLIMLALYGWLKHRQQGKGWRYIASPALLGAIWFGVAVYLIIPANAAAGTIALGENYPGGSPQATLFNAITDPVKGLSALIPTDKVLTDKLLYIPCLLLPFLFLPLGSPTVLLMALPSLALNLLSTRSTQWNAFDYHYQGSIVPWLVTATIFTLEKIKYNLRLTRFLKEKTVPLLLAVALVVTLAVNIAGPNKFKQLIKEQPQWADGKALLAQIPNDAPLAITNTWAPLVPPRQGLWLFKRMTLYSMHPEKDAQYIFAWKRGDGGKEMDLVKEVLADPAWKIQAEQGEFMLLKRN, translated from the coding sequence ATGGCATTTGCCGAAAGAAGAAAAGCTTTTTCAGATCTACCCGCAGCCTTTGTTGCGGGTAGATTTTATTTTTTGCTCCTGCTTTTGATGTCGGCTTATGTAGCCGTCATTATGTGGTTGTTAGCTTTTCGCTTGAACCACTATCTGGATGGCTTTGACCTTGCGTTTTACCAACAGGCTACTTGGAACACGCTCAACGGGCGGTTTCTGGAGGTGTCCGGCACCGATTTCAGCCGATCGTTGCTAGGCACCGATGTGATGTTGGTTTATGCTTTACTTGCGCCCTTTTATGCCCTATGGCAGTCCCCCCTAATGCTTTTGTTGGTAGAAACGGTGGTGGTGGCGTTGGGTGCGCTGCCCGTATTCTGGTTAGCACGCGAACGGCTACAAAGCCAATGGGCTGGCTTGGGCATAGCGTTGCTATATCTACTGCTACTTTCAGTGCAGAACGGCAATCTCTACGAGTTACGTGAGCGCCCTTTTGCCATGAGCTTTCTGCTGTTCGCCTTTTACTATTACGAAAAAAATGGCTTCTCGCAATTTATCACTTTCTCGGTACTAGCATTAATGTGTCGCCCTGAAAACGGGCTGGTGCTGATAATGTTAGCCTTGTATGGTTGGCTCAAACATAGGCAGCAAGGAAAAGGCTGGCGGTATATAGCGAGTCCGGCATTGCTTGGGGCAATCTGGTTTGGGGTAGCGGTTTATCTGATTATCCCTGCCAACGCCGCAGCGGGGACAATTGCGCTGGGCGAAAACTATCCGGGTGGTTCGCCACAAGCCACCTTGTTTAACGCGATAACTGACCCGGTAAAAGGCTTATCCGCTTTGATTCCTACTGACAAGGTTCTGACCGATAAGTTATTGTATATCCCTTGCTTGCTCTTGCCGTTCCTGTTTCTGCCGTTGGGTAGCCCAACCGTATTGTTGATGGCGCTGCCCTCATTAGCTTTGAATCTGCTTTCAACCCGCTCTACCCAATGGAATGCCTTCGACTATCATTATCAGGGTTCGATAGTGCCATGGCTTGTAACTGCTACAATCTTTACTCTTGAGAAAATAAAATACAATCTTCGTCTTACGCGCTTTCTAAAAGAAAAAACCGTGCCGTTACTGCTTGCAGTTGCGCTGGTAGTTACGTTAGCGGTAAATATAGCCGGTCCAAATAAGTTCAAGCAACTGATAAAAGAACAGCCTCAATGGGCAGATGGCAAAGCTTTGTTAGCGCAAATACCAAACGATGCGCCGCTGGCTATCACCAATACTTGGGCACCACTAGTTCCCCCCCGTCAGGGTCTATGGCTCTTCAAGCGAATGACCCTCTATTCGATGCACCCGGAAAAAGACGCGCAATATATATTTGCTTGGAAACGTGGCGATGGCGGTAAAGAAATGGATTTAGTCAAAGAAGTGCTTGCCGACCCTGCTTGGAAGATTCAGGCAGAACAGGGTGAATTTATGTTGCTTAAACGAAATTAG
- a CDS encoding response regulator transcription factor — protein MSLPEEQNKPETYTNKSKKIRYDLAKIRASEPPRILLVDDDSATQESLAYVLRKEGYKVAVASNGEEGLHLLDEFSPDVLCIDYMMPGMDGQELARRIRDRHDLLYIPIVMLTAAGNIESIRLASLNSGVDAYLNKPISKEELKVTIVSMLRIKAAQDKMLEALDKVAEVQDELLLYEREKSQLEAIQGIIAAFTGELTQPLKVAMMAVDKLTGLVEQDTEISFESKTSKEIYLKIIKDALGKAQSALLRLSEEKQVH, from the coding sequence ATGAGCCTTCCCGAAGAGCAAAACAAGCCAGAAACTTATACCAATAAGTCCAAAAAAATCAGGTACGATCTGGCTAAAATTCGCGCATCTGAGCCTCCACGTATTTTGCTGGTAGATGATGATTCCGCTACGCAGGAAAGCCTTGCTTATGTGCTGCGTAAGGAAGGCTACAAAGTAGCAGTTGCCAGCAACGGTGAGGAAGGCTTGCATTTGCTGGACGAGTTTTCGCCTGATGTTTTGTGTATTGACTATATGATGCCGGGAATGGATGGTCAAGAACTAGCAAGACGAATACGCGACCGCCATGATTTGCTTTATATCCCCATAGTAATGCTAACTGCCGCCGGAAACATCGAAAGCATTAGGCTTGCCAGCCTGAATAGCGGGGTGGACGCTTATCTGAACAAACCTATCTCCAAAGAAGAGTTGAAAGTCACCATTGTTAGCATGTTGCGGATTAAAGCCGCACAGGACAAAATGCTCGAAGCTTTGGATAAGGTTGCCGAAGTTCAGGATGAATTACTTTTGTATGAGCGGGAGAAAAGCCAACTTGAAGCAATTCAAGGGATAATTGCCGCTTTCACCGGAGAACTTACCCAACCTTTGAAAGTAGCTATGATGGCGGTTGATAAGTTAACCGGGTTGGTGGAACAGGATACCGAAATAAGCTTCGAATCAAAAACCAGCAAGGAAATATACCTCAAAATCATTAAAGATGCTCTTGGGAAAGCACAATCAGCTCTGTTACGCCTGAGCGAGGAGAAACAGGTACATTAG
- a CDS encoding MFS transporter, giving the protein MEYKTSKIGLSALALGHLTVDMQTSSLAVMIPFLYATFKLDYGAAALIITLNSLTSSFIQPLFGILSDKKPLAWLLPLGCVMAAVGMVLVLFMPDYWLVLLAVIFSGLGSAAYHPEGSRNANYVSGPNKATGVSFFFVGGNLGFTLGPIYLTFMVAIFGTPGALALLIPGAIGFLALLRLQPLLSRYRAAAVARQIGKKKTRVIVSNGQSVRVTMAILMGVISLRSVIQTGMVAFIPLYFVTQAGGKEYGAFLLSAFLFAGAAGTLLGGRLADTLGTRTIMIGSMLITFATLLVFLNSSGFIQVISLAIAGAALISASSLTVVMAQATMPDNIGLASGLTLGLGFGAGGLGAAALGKYADFAGLGQTLFVIALLPLGVMFLSWLLHPEEKEPQVVTPDQVSASVRG; this is encoded by the coding sequence GTGGAATACAAAACCAGTAAAATAGGCTTGAGCGCATTGGCGCTTGGGCACTTGACCGTTGACATGCAAACCAGTTCGTTGGCGGTGATGATCCCTTTTCTTTACGCTACTTTCAAGCTGGATTACGGGGCTGCTGCTCTGATTATTACTCTTAATAGCCTCACCTCTTCTTTTATTCAGCCGCTATTCGGAATATTGAGCGATAAAAAACCACTGGCATGGCTACTGCCACTTGGTTGCGTAATGGCAGCGGTAGGCATGGTACTGGTTTTGTTCATGCCGGATTACTGGTTGGTATTGCTGGCGGTGATATTTAGCGGGCTTGGTTCAGCGGCTTACCATCCGGAAGGCTCGCGCAACGCCAATTATGTGAGCGGACCTAACAAAGCAACCGGGGTTTCCTTCTTCTTTGTAGGCGGCAATCTCGGTTTTACGCTCGGTCCGATATATCTCACTTTTATGGTGGCAATATTCGGTACTCCCGGCGCGTTGGCTTTGCTCATACCGGGCGCAATCGGCTTTCTGGCTCTTTTGCGTTTGCAACCGCTGCTTTCCCGTTACCGGGCGGCGGCTGTTGCGCGTCAAATAGGCAAGAAAAAAACCAGAGTGATAGTATCGAATGGGCAGAGCGTGCGGGTTACAATGGCAATTTTGATGGGTGTTATCAGCCTCCGCTCGGTTATTCAAACCGGGATGGTAGCCTTCATCCCACTCTATTTTGTCACCCAAGCGGGTGGCAAGGAATACGGCGCATTTCTGCTTTCCGCTTTTCTTTTTGCGGGTGCAGCGGGTACGCTATTAGGCGGACGCTTAGCCGATACCCTCGGCACTCGTACAATTATGATCGGCTCGATGTTAATTACCTTTGCCACTTTACTGGTATTTCTTAATTCAAGCGGCTTTATTCAGGTAATTTCGTTGGCGATTGCAGGCGCTGCGCTTATTTCGGCTTCCTCGCTCACGGTGGTGATGGCACAAGCGACTATGCCGGATAATATCGGGTTGGCATCCGGCTTGACTCTGGGTTTAGGTTTTGGTGCAGGCGGGTTAGGTGCCGCAGCGTTAGGCAAATATGCCGACTTTGCCGGGTTGGGGCAAACCTTGTTTGTGATTGCGCTTTTGCCGTTAGGGGTAATGTTTCTTAGTTGGCTATTGCACCCGGAGGAAAAAGAACCACAGGTTGTAACGCCGGATCAGGTTTCCGCATCGGTACGAGGTTAA
- a CDS encoding substrate-binding domain-containing protein has protein sequence MFSRRTLQKLTLVLFLFLPIFLLAGCSLDRKESETRWFVVAVDQSLEQDGLITKLIPTFEKENNVKVKLLPVDTSEAIRYAKAGGVDVLLVSGGDELLKFAGEAPPVKPFSGIPDPTPTAAPQPTPTPTALPFEMPFAERKQVLWSQLVMIAPANDPAGIALQPNVAKGLQRIADLNALYFVAGREPGLISQVENLWKLMGKYDIPSRGKGYKVEDVGMTELLRIAENAHGYAIIPLNVYLNNRQEGKSKIIFDKDYALYLGYEATIRNYISIPGQNINLSRKFVDFLQSDSTQNIITDYTNDNGQTHPYRPYWFPVYIPR, from the coding sequence GTGTTCTCCCGGCGCACGTTGCAAAAGCTCACTCTGGTACTTTTTCTATTTCTGCCAATATTTCTATTAGCTGGCTGTTCGCTGGATCGAAAGGAAAGCGAAACCCGCTGGTTTGTGGTAGCAGTTGATCAGAGTCTGGAACAGGATGGCTTAATCACAAAACTTATCCCTACCTTTGAAAAAGAAAACAACGTAAAAGTTAAGCTGCTTCCAGTCGATACCAGCGAAGCAATACGCTATGCTAAAGCAGGCGGCGTGGATGTTTTGTTGGTTAGTGGTGGGGATGAGCTACTCAAGTTCGCAGGAGAAGCGCCACCAGTCAAGCCCTTTTCTGGTATCCCCGACCCGACCCCAACCGCAGCCCCGCAACCAACCCCAACGCCTACCGCCCTACCATTTGAAATGCCCTTTGCCGAACGAAAACAGGTGCTATGGAGTCAACTGGTTATGATAGCGCCTGCCAACGACCCTGCCGGAATTGCCTTGCAACCTAATGTGGCGAAAGGACTTCAGCGCATAGCCGACCTTAATGCACTCTACTTTGTAGCAGGACGAGAACCGGGATTGATAAGTCAAGTAGAAAACCTCTGGAAGTTGATGGGTAAATACGATATCCCATCCCGTGGTAAGGGCTACAAGGTAGAAGATGTAGGCATGACCGAGTTATTGCGTATAGCCGAGAACGCACACGGTTATGCAATTATACCGCTTAATGTGTACTTAAATAATCGACAAGAAGGTAAATCAAAAATCATTTTTGATAAAGATTATGCGTTATATTTAGGCTATGAAGCAACGATTCGCAATTATATCAGTATCCCCGGTCAGAACATTAATCTTTCTAGAAAGTTTGTGGACTTTCTGCAATCAGACTCCACCCAAAACATTATTACAGACTATACTAATGATAATGGTCAAACCCATCCATATCGCCCCTACTGGTTCCCAGTCTACATTCCACGTTAA
- a CDS encoding GntR family transcriptional regulator: protein MSETVRYFLKRDYIVEQLRAAIASGELQPGQKLRQEELAARFQISSTPVREALRLLEAEGLVTSVPHQGVFVTRLTAQEAVEYYRLRALLEAYAAKEAVVRLKGDDSRRTRLLEQLEEIQQGLNHAIDNKNIEEAANLNRTLHLLLYEEAAMPLLKQLITDLWKRMPFHNIWLGAWRTAEIEAEHRELLEAIRSGDPVAAERITRLHIELSLEVFLASTGENLTIAASEKPIE, encoded by the coding sequence ATGAGCGAAACGGTGCGCTATTTCCTCAAACGGGATTATATAGTGGAACAGTTGCGGGCGGCGATAGCCAGTGGCGAATTACAGCCCGGTCAAAAGTTGCGGCAGGAAGAACTGGCGGCACGTTTCCAGATAAGCAGCACGCCAGTGCGCGAAGCCTTGCGTTTGTTAGAGGCGGAAGGCTTGGTTACTTCGGTGCCGCATCAAGGTGTGTTTGTAACACGCCTGACTGCTCAGGAAGCGGTTGAATATTACCGCTTGCGTGCCTTGCTTGAAGCCTATGCCGCCAAAGAAGCGGTGGTACGTTTGAAAGGCGATGATTCGCGGCGAACCCGTTTGCTAGAACAGCTTGAAGAAATTCAGCAAGGTTTGAACCACGCTATAGATAATAAGAATATAGAGGAAGCAGCGAACCTGAACCGCACTTTGCATTTGCTCTTGTATGAGGAAGCGGCAATGCCTTTACTTAAGCAATTGATTACCGACCTATGGAAGCGCATGCCCTTCCATAACATCTGGTTGGGAGCGTGGCGTACTGCCGAAATTGAAGCTGAACATCGCGAATTATTGGAAGCGATAAGGTCTGGCGACCCTGTAGCGGCTGAACGTATTACACGACTTCATATCGAGCTTTCGCTGGAGGTATTTCTTGCCAGTACCGGAGAAAATCTAACAATTGCTGCCTCAGAAAAACCAATCGAATAG